A stretch of the Candidatus Woesearchaeota archaeon genome encodes the following:
- a CDS encoding isochorismatase family protein, whose protein sequence is MLFNKSKLEWVDLRVEQDFQKLFNLTNQGKNFAVVSIDMQNKFLKWIYPSYKQKILFKYHSKIKSLCRVNEIDFLEIEYFGAYRNVLKDKESLVFNKTSDSVAFNSDFMNYLTMNKIRDLYVIGINRNNCVLTSICHLKESGYNIYTSILGTGSNVGDYDSYKKKQDTRTFINGYADFYRENNTSNYTLRNNLDLLLKKGVKILDYNVDKFIGEDEVAA, encoded by the coding sequence ATGTTATTTAATAAATCTAAATTGGAGTGGGTAGATTTGAGGGTTGAACAAGATTTTCAAAAATTGTTTAATCTGACAAATCAAGGCAAAAATTTTGCAGTTGTAAGTATAGATATGCAGAATAAATTTTTGAAATGGATTTATCCTAGTTATAAACAAAAAATTTTATTTAAATATCATTCTAAAATTAAATCTTTGTGTAGAGTTAATGAAATTGATTTTTTAGAAATAGAATATTTTGGAGCTTACAGAAATGTATTAAAAGATAAGGAAAGTTTGGTTTTTAATAAGACATCTGATTCAGTAGCATTTAACAGTGATTTTATGAATTATTTGACAATGAATAAAATTAGAGATTTATATGTTATAGGAATTAATAGAAATAATTGTGTTTTGACTTCGATTTGTCATTTAAAGGAAAGTGGATATAATATTTATACTTCTATTTTAGGAACAGGTTCAAATGTTGGGGATTATGATTCATATAAAAAAAAACAAGATACAAGAACTTTTATTAATGGTTATGCTGATTTTTATAGGGAGAATAATACAAGTAATTATACTCTTAGAAATAATTTAGATTTATTGCTTAAAAAAGG